One Gammaproteobacteria bacterium genomic region harbors:
- a CDS encoding L,D-transpeptidase, with protein MSLRLHISIAKQQLQLLRGNDVLKTFTISTAKNGPGEKSGSGCTPRGQHYVRAKIGDNQPINAVFVGRRPTGEIYHPELAAQFPQRDWILSRILWLCGNERGKNRLGDVDTMRRYIYIHGTPDSEPMGIPLSHGCVRMQNQDIMELFAAIPPYCPVYIE; from the coding sequence ATGAGTCTGCGTCTGCACATTTCGATTGCCAAGCAGCAACTGCAGTTGTTGCGCGGCAACGATGTGCTAAAAACATTTACGATTTCGACCGCCAAGAACGGCCCCGGCGAAAAAAGTGGCAGCGGCTGCACACCGCGCGGTCAGCATTATGTGCGCGCCAAAATTGGCGACAACCAGCCAATCAATGCCGTCTTCGTGGGACGGCGTCCGACCGGTGAAATCTATCACCCGGAACTCGCCGCGCAATTTCCACAGCGCGACTGGATTCTCAGTCGCATTCTCTGGCTGTGCGGCAACGAACGCGGCAAAAACCGCTTGGGCGACGTCGACACCATGCGCCGTTACATCTACATCCACGGCACACCAGACAGTGAACCCATGGGCATCCCCCTATCGCACGGCTGCGTTCGCATGCAAAACCAAGATATCATGGAACTTTTTGCCGCCATTCCGCCATATTGCCCGGTTTATATCGAATAA
- a CDS encoding ABC transporter substrate-binding protein: MIAIVRRLILFPVLLVLLLSSCSSPQSDTIRFGLASMPANVDPRYATDAASTRIGRLIFERLVDFNEKMLPIPALADWQQQSPTHYVFTLRHASRFHHGGALTSRDIKATYEYILNEKNASPHRGSLSIIQEIRAPNEQTIEFILTRPDPLFPAYLVIGILPADLQAKDHRFEREPVGSGPFRFVDWPEEGRLRLQRSADKQNVEFINVPNPTVRVLKLMRGELDIMQNDIPPELINYLVKNHDVNIQHSKGANYAYLGFNLEDPILGRLEVRQAIAHGINRDEIIHYVFGDSARVANALLPPTHWAGHNNLVSYQYDPQKARQLLQQAGVKLPLELSYKTSNDPFRIRIATILQSQMEQIGVHVNIQSYDWGTFYGDIKSGRFQLFSLAWVGIKTPDIYRYVFHSASTPPDGANRGRFTDKEIDQLIEEAEKFSDLQKQAEVYRRLQEKIHANLPYVPLWYEDNVLISRKNISNYRLPVDGDYDGLILANKTP, translated from the coding sequence TGGCCAGCATGCCCGCCAACGTTGACCCACGTTACGCGACGGATGCGGCATCCACCCGCATTGGTCGCTTGATTTTTGAACGACTGGTCGACTTCAACGAAAAAATGCTGCCGATTCCGGCGCTGGCCGACTGGCAACAACAGTCACCGACCCATTATGTTTTCACCTTGCGCCACGCCTCCCGCTTCCATCATGGTGGAGCGCTCACCAGTCGCGATATTAAAGCCACCTACGAATATATCCTGAACGAAAAAAATGCCTCCCCGCATCGAGGTTCGCTTTCCATCATTCAGGAAATTCGCGCACCAAATGAACAAACAATTGAGTTCATACTGACGCGTCCTGACCCACTGTTCCCCGCCTATCTGGTTATTGGAATTTTGCCCGCCGACTTGCAGGCGAAAGATCACCGTTTTGAGCGCGAACCCGTCGGCAGCGGCCCGTTCCGGTTTGTCGACTGGCCCGAAGAAGGCCGACTGCGCCTGCAGCGTAGCGCGGATAAACAAAACGTCGAATTTATCAACGTTCCCAACCCCACAGTCCGCGTGCTGAAACTCATGCGTGGCGAGTTGGACATCATGCAAAATGATATTCCGCCCGAGCTCATCAATTATCTGGTGAAAAATCACGACGTCAACATTCAGCACAGCAAGGGCGCCAACTACGCCTATCTGGGATTCAATCTGGAAGATCCCATACTGGGCCGACTTGAAGTTCGTCAAGCCATCGCCCACGGCATTAACCGGGATGAAATTATTCACTACGTTTTTGGTGATTCAGCGCGCGTAGCCAACGCATTATTGCCACCCACCCATTGGGCTGGCCATAACAATCTGGTGAGCTATCAGTACGACCCGCAAAAAGCACGGCAACTACTGCAACAGGCGGGAGTAAAACTGCCGCTGGAACTGAGTTACAAAACCTCCAATGATCCGTTCCGCATCCGCATCGCCACCATTTTGCAAAGCCAGATGGAGCAAATCGGCGTCCATGTGAATATTCAGAGTTATGACTGGGGCACCTTCTACGGTGATATTAAATCCGGTCGATTCCAGTTATTTTCGCTGGCCTGGGTCGGCATTAAAACACCGGACATCTACCGCTATGTGTTCCATTCTGCCTCAACACCTCCCGATGGTGCCAATCGCGGTCGCTTTACTGACAAGGAAATCGATCAGTTAATTGAGGAAGCAGAAAAGTTCAGCGACCTGCAAAAACAGGCCGAGGTATATCGCCGCCTGCAGGAAAAAATCCACGCAAACCTGCCCTACGTGCCGCTGTGGTATGAGGACAATGTACTGATCAGCCGCAAAAACATCAGCAATTATCGTCTGCCAGTGGATGGTGATTACGACGGTTTGATTTTGGCGAACAAAACACCATGA